GGAGCGCTGGCGTACGACAGGGCGCTGCACTGCTTCAGCTACCGCTTCGTCATCGTCTCGGATGCGGCGGACGGTGAGGAGATGGCGGCCGCGCTCGCCGAGGACAAGGCGGAGCGCGCGCTGAAGGCCGCCGGCCTCGGCTTCAGGGAACTGCGGTCCACGGTCACCGACATGGACACCATGAAGATCAATCACAAGTCCCGCTAGGGCCTGTGGTGAAAGTGCTGGACGTAGATGCGGTTCCACGGGGTCTCTGCGACTCTGGGCGTATGCCTCGACGCATCACATTTGTGCAGCTGAAGACGGGTTACGACATCGACCGGGGGCCTTCTTGGATCGGCTGGGTGAACTTCTCCAAGACCTGGAGCACCGCGTACTTCCACGGGCGGACACTGCGCCGGGGAGAGGGGATGTTCGATGCGAACTTCTACGACGCTGAGACCGGCGAGGAGTTCTGGGTCTCCGGTCCGAAGCGGGACCGTACCGACACCCGCTATGGCCCCTCCGCCCCCGAGGTCGAGTCGGACGCCGCCGATGCCTATCACGCCTTCCTGGACGGCGCACCGCTGCCAGGCCGGGAAAATGGCTAGCGTCTGGCGGGAAGATGCTGTTCGGAGCCGGATGCGCGGCGTCGCGCCACGGGGGCGAAGCGGTCGCGGGCCGTCCGCCCGCCCCCGGACACGCCCTACGCGTCGTCGGCCGACTCGTTGAAGCGCAGCCGGTTCCCGAACGGGTCGGTCAGGGTGAGCGAGGTCCCGGTCTCGTCCTGCTCCAGACCGGGACGCAGATACGGATAGCCCTTGCCGGCCAGTTCGGCGTGGAGCGCGCGCACCCCGCTCAGCTCCGTGCAGACCGTGGAGCCGGGGGTCGCATCGCCGTGGTGCTCCGACAGATGCAGCACGAGGCCACCGCGCGAGACCTGCGTGTAGAGCGGCATACCGGGCTCGAAGCGGTGCTCCCAGTCGACCGTGCAGCCGAGGTAGTCGACGTAGAACTCATGGGCCTTGGCCACGTCGAAGATCCGGAAGACCGGCACGGTGCGGTGGAAGACGATGTCCATGGCGGACAGGGAATCACACCGCTTCCCCGCCGACCATCTCCGCGGTGATCGCCCAGCGCTCGTGGTCGCGCCAGGCGCCGTCGATGAAGAGGAAGTCCGGGGAGAACCCCTCCAGTCGGAACCCGGCCCGTCTGACCAGGGCGATCGACCGCTCGTTGGTCGGCTGGACGTTGACCTCCAGCCGGTGCAGCCCCATCGCCCCGAAGGCATGGCGCAGGACGAGCCGCAGCCCCTCGCCCATCAGTCCCCGCCCGGCGGCGTGCGCGAAGGCCCCGTAGCCGATCGCACCGCAGCGGAAAGCGCCGTGCACGATGTTGTTGATCGTGAGGTAGCCGGCGATCCGGCCGTCGGCGAGCTCGCAGATCAGGAAGCCCGCACGCTCCGGCTCCTGGAGCCTGTGCAGATAGGCGTCGTAGGCACCGTCCTCGGCCGGCGGGAAGAGCCAGGGCCGGTGCAGCTCCACGCTCTCCCGCGCCAGCGCGGTGAACTCGTCCCGGTCGGCGGCGGTGAAGTGCCGGATGCCCACCCGTGGGCCACGTGCGAGGTAGCGGTCGTTGGTCGTCACCGGAGGATCGTACGGAGGGCGCGGACGGCGGGCCAGCGGTTTGCGGGAGTGCGGAAGCCCGCGTCTGCCGCCACACCGGCAGGTGGCCGTCGGCCCGTGGTTGCGCCCGGCTTGGGCAACAGCCCGCCGCCCTTACCGCCACACCGGCGCATCCGTGCCGCAGCGGCCGGGTGGGGTCGTCCAGGTGGCCGGGGCGCCGTCGAAGGAGACGGGCGGGAGGGCGTGGCGGAGCCGGCCGAGGGTGCTGTCGGTTTCCCCGAGGTGGCGCGCGGGGTCGTAGGCACCGGCGCCGGGCGTCTCCGGTCGTGGTCCGGACGTCTCCGGTCGCGGCCCGGGTCGCTCCGGTCCACTGGGCCGCTCGCCGTCGTCCGTCAGGTCGTCCAGCAGCCACCGCGCGGTGCGGGCGAGGGCGAGGGTGGCGAGGAAGGAGCCGCCCGTCCGGGACTGTTCGGTCAGGGCGCGGAGCACCGCGGCGGCCAGCAGGTAGCCGGTGCCGTGGTCGAGCGCCTGGGCGGGGAGGGCGCCGGGTGTGCCGCCGGGCCGCGCTCCGCCGCTGCTCTCCGGTGAGTCCTCGGACGCCGAGCCCGCGTCCGCCTCGACGGCGGCGATGCCGGTGGCCACCTGGACCAGGCTGTCGAAGCCGCGCCGGCCGCCCCACGGCCCGTCGTCGCCCCAGGCGGAGAGCCGGGCCACCACCCTGCGCACCGCCGCGTCGGTCCCCCATGGCAGCAGTCTGGCACGGGCCCGGATCACGCCCGCGCCGCCTCCCGCTCCCCCGCGCTCGGTGCGGCGAGCGCCAGCCGGCGGTGGCAGCGGCGCAGCATCGCGCGGGCGAGGAAGGGGTGGAAGCGGCGGACGACGGCGAAGTAGAGGCGGCCGGTCGTGCGGTGGATGCGGACGACCGTGCCCAGCGTGACCCGGCCGTCCGCGACCTGCACCGAGGCGCGGAAGTCCAGGTGGCGGGCGTCCTCGCCGAGCAGGATCTCGTCCTGCGTGCGCCCGAGGACGGGGAAGCCCGACCGGCCCAGCACGCCCTGCCAGGCCTCCGGTTCCTGCGGCATGCCGGGCCGCAGTTCCATCTGCCAGGCGTCCTGGAAGTCCGTTCGCGGGAACGCGTCGTGCGCCAGGCGGGCCGTGGCGGGAAGAGGGACGGCCCGGGGCCGGTCCCAGAGCAGCCGGCTGAGCAGGCGTACGCGGGCGGAGCGGCGGGCCGGGGTCAGGGGGCGGCCGGTGGCGGCCCGCTCGATGTTGTCGAAGGCCTCCTCCACGACGGCGCCGTGCACGAGGCGGATCCCCAGCAGCCACGTCAGGGCCACGACGGGCGACGGCCGGCTCTCCAGGACGTGTTCCACCCGGCAGCTGTCGGGCCCCACGGGCCGTACGCCGAACTCGTGCCAGCCGGCCTGTCCGGCGGTGAAGTCGAAGCGGACGCGGCGGCCCGGCTCGTAGGCGGAGACGCGGTAGCGGACGAAGGCGTGCCCGCCGTCGGCGCCGACGCCCAGCGGGCGGTCGAAGCGCATCGGCGGCCAGGCGGGCGTGGGGAAGAGCGGATCGTCCTCGCCCCGGCCGAGCCGGTCGAGCAGGGCACCGACGGTCTCGGCCGGGGCGCGGACCTCACGGCTGTGGACCTCGCGGATGGCACGCACAGGGCACCTCCATACGGTGGCGTATGTATGACCGTACGGTACCGTATGGACATGGCATCACAACAGGCGAAGGCACCCCGCGACGGCGGCGCACGACAGCGGCTGACCGCAAAGGACTGGGCCGACGCCGCCCTGACAGCCATGGGCGAGGGCGGGCTCGCCGCGGTGGCCGTGGAGCCGCTGGCCGCCCGGCTGGGCACCACCAAGGGCAGCTTCTACTGGCACTTCACCAACCGGAACGCGCTGATCGAGGCCGCTCTGGAGCGCTGGGAGGAGGTCGGCACGGAGGCCGTGATCACCGAGGTGGAGGCCGAGCCCGACCCCGGCGAGCGGCTGCGCCGGCTGCTCCTGCGGGCCACGAACTGGTCCGCCGCGGACCCACGGGACGCCTCACTGCTGGCGAGCGCCGCCCATCCGGGGGTGGCCGCCGCGCTCGCCCGGGTGACCACCCGGCGCCTCGGCTATATCGCCGCGCTCTTCACGGACATGGGCTTTCCCGAGGAGGAGGCCCGAAGCCGCGGCCTGCTGGCCTACACCGCCTACCTCGGGCACACCCAGCTCGGGCACGCCGTCCCGCAGAGCCTGCCGGCCGGTGCCGCGCGCGACCGCTACGTGGACGCGGTGGTCGAGACCCTCGTACGGCCGCTGAACGGAGGTGACGGTTCCGAAAATGAGCGAACCTGAACGAAGTTGGCCGAACTGCGCGTAGACGTGCCCGGCATCCGAGGCATGAGGTGAGATCAGCGCGGCGAAAACGACGCGCTTGAGCAGGGACATCTCACACCCGAGCGGCTCGACCCGATCGAGCTCCTCGTACGGGAGGAATTCCGTGACCGAAGCCATCCCCTACTTCCAGGACCGCACCTGTCCTTACCATCCGCCCGCCGGCTACCAGCCGCTGCGGGAGACCGGACCACTGACCCATGTCACGCTCTACGACGGCCGAAAGATATGGGCCGTAACCGGCCACGGCGCGGCGCGGACGCTGCTGAGCGACCAGCGGCTCTCCGCCGACCGGCAGAACCCCGCCTTCCCGATGCCGTTCGCGCGCTTCGCGGCGATCCGCCAGGTCAGGACCCCGCTGATCGGGGTCGACGACCCGGAGCACAACACCCAGCGCCGGATGCTGATCCCCAGCTTCAGCGTGAAACGGGTCGCCGCACTGCGGCCGGACATCCACCGGATCGTCGACGATCTGCTCGACCGGATGCTGGCCGAGGGCCCGCCCGCCGAGCTGGTCTCCGCGTTCGCGCTGCCGGTCCCCTCGATGGTGATCTGCTCGCTGCTCGGCGTCCCGTACTCCGACCACGCATTCTTCGAGGGCGAGTCCAGCCGCCTCCTGCGCAGCCGTACGGCCGAGGAGGCGGAGGACGCCCGGATCAAGCTGGAGGACTACTTCACCGAGCTGATCGCCCACAAGGAGAAGAAACCGGGCGACGGACTGCTCGACGAACTGATCGAGGACCGGCTGCGGACCGGCGACCTCGCCCACGAGGACCTGGTCCGGCTCGCCATGATCCTGCTGGTGGCCGGCCATGAGACCACCGCCAACATGATCTCGCTCGGCACCTTCACGCTGCTCGAACACCCCGAACAGCTGGCGCAGCTGAAGGCCGAGGAGAGCCTGATGCCGGCCGCCGTCGAGGAGCTGCTGCGGTTCCTGTCCATCGCGGACGGCATGCTGCGGGTGGCGACGGAGGACATCGAGATCGGCGGGCAGCTCATCCGCGCCGACGACGGCGTCCTGTTCCCCACCTCGGTGATCAACCGGGACGAGACCACCTACCCGGCGCCGGACGAGCTGGACCTCGACCGCACCGCCCGCCACCACGTGGCGTTCGGCTTCGGGATCCACCAGTGCCTGGGCCAGAACCTCGCCCGCGCGGAAATGGAGATCGCACTGCGCTCGCTGTTCGCCCGGATCCCCGATCTGCGCCTGGCCGTTCCGGCGGCCGAGGTGCGCTTCAAGCCGGGCGACACCCTGCAAGGAATGATCGAACTGCCGCTGGCCTGGTAGCAGCCATGACGGCAGACGAACGAAAGGGGTCCGGGATGCGGATCACCATCGACACCGACATCTGCATCGGCGCCGGCCAGTGCGCCCTGACCGCGCCGGGAGTCTTCACCCAGGACGACGACGGTTTCAGCGCCCTGCTGCCCGGCCGCGAGGACGGCGCGGGCGACCCGCTGGTGCGCGAGGCCG
This portion of the Streptomyces caniferus genome encodes:
- a CDS encoding DUF6204 family protein — its product is MATQHTYRVIVRGKWDGLTPQSRAGLLADVDHHGLAHMQFTPEGALAYDRALHCFSYRFVIVSDAADGEEMAAALAEDKAERALKAAGLGFRELRSTVTDMDTMKINHKSR
- a CDS encoding glyoxalase superfamily protein, whose translation is MDIVFHRTVPVFRIFDVAKAHEFYVDYLGCTVDWEHRFEPGMPLYTQVSRGGLVLHLSEHHGDATPGSTVCTELSGVRALHAELAGKGYPYLRPGLEQDETGTSLTLTDPFGNRLRFNESADDA
- a CDS encoding GNAT family N-acetyltransferase, with protein sequence MTTNDRYLARGPRVGIRHFTAADRDEFTALARESVELHRPWLFPPAEDGAYDAYLHRLQEPERAGFLICELADGRIAGYLTINNIVHGAFRCGAIGYGAFAHAAGRGLMGEGLRLVLRHAFGAMGLHRLEVNVQPTNERSIALVRRAGFRLEGFSPDFLFIDGAWRDHERWAITAEMVGGEAV
- a CDS encoding DUF2867 domain-containing protein, translated to MRAIREVHSREVRAPAETVGALLDRLGRGEDDPLFPTPAWPPMRFDRPLGVGADGGHAFVRYRVSAYEPGRRVRFDFTAGQAGWHEFGVRPVGPDSCRVEHVLESRPSPVVALTWLLGIRLVHGAVVEEAFDNIERAATGRPLTPARRSARVRLLSRLLWDRPRAVPLPATARLAHDAFPRTDFQDAWQMELRPGMPQEPEAWQGVLGRSGFPVLGRTQDEILLGEDARHLDFRASVQVADGRVTLGTVVRIHRTTGRLYFAVVRRFHPFLARAMLRRCHRRLALAAPSAGEREAARA
- a CDS encoding TetR/AcrR family transcriptional regulator, translated to MDMASQQAKAPRDGGARQRLTAKDWADAALTAMGEGGLAAVAVEPLAARLGTTKGSFYWHFTNRNALIEAALERWEEVGTEAVITEVEAEPDPGERLRRLLLRATNWSAADPRDASLLASAAHPGVAAALARVTTRRLGYIAALFTDMGFPEEEARSRGLLAYTAYLGHTQLGHAVPQSLPAGAARDRYVDAVVETLVRPLNGGDGSENERT
- a CDS encoding cytochrome P450, yielding MTEAIPYFQDRTCPYHPPAGYQPLRETGPLTHVTLYDGRKIWAVTGHGAARTLLSDQRLSADRQNPAFPMPFARFAAIRQVRTPLIGVDDPEHNTQRRMLIPSFSVKRVAALRPDIHRIVDDLLDRMLAEGPPAELVSAFALPVPSMVICSLLGVPYSDHAFFEGESSRLLRSRTAEEAEDARIKLEDYFTELIAHKEKKPGDGLLDELIEDRLRTGDLAHEDLVRLAMILLVAGHETTANMISLGTFTLLEHPEQLAQLKAEESLMPAAVEELLRFLSIADGMLRVATEDIEIGGQLIRADDGVLFPTSVINRDETTYPAPDELDLDRTARHHVAFGFGIHQCLGQNLARAEMEIALRSLFARIPDLRLAVPAAEVRFKPGDTLQGMIELPLAW
- a CDS encoding ferredoxin — protein: MRITIDTDICIGAGQCALTAPGVFTQDDDGFSALLPGREDGAGDPLVREAARACPVQAISVTDD